In Gemmobacter sp., the sequence ATTACCGCCTTGTTGCCTTCGGGCCGGTGGATACCGGCGGCGGTCTGCGCTTTCTGGGCATGCTGGCCATCCTCGGGCTGGCGCTGACGGCCACCCCTTCGGTTGCCCAGACGCCCTGCATGCCGTTCGACCGGGCCGTCCAGGTCTTGCACGAACGCTATGGCGAGCAGCTGGTCGGCGCCGGTGTTGATGGGCGGGGCATGCCCGTCCTGCTGTTCGTCAGCCCCCACAGCCAGAGCTGGACGCTGGTCCGCACCATGAACGACGACAGCGTGACGACCTGCATCCTGATCGCGGGGCTCAGCTGGGCGATGGCCACACCGGCCCCGCCCGGCGAGCGCATGTAAAGCCCGGAGACAATCTTGACCGACTTCACTTCCTTTCACGTCGAACGGCTTGACCAGGCGCACAAGCGCCTGGACGAGCACGACGGCCGCCTGCAATCGCTAGAGACCAACGTGGCCGTGTCCAACGAACGCTATGGCCACATCCAGCAGTCGCTTGCCGATATCCGCGATGGCCTGAAATGGTACACGCGCATCGCCCTGGGCGGGATTGTCGGCGGGATCATCACCTTCCTGATCAAGGGAGGCTTCAATGTCGGCCCGTGATGATCTGAAGCGCAAGGCGCGTTCCGACTATGTCTTTCGCCGGATGATGCAGAGCACCATCGCGGCGGCCTATGGCATTTCTGAAGCCACGGTCGGCCGCTGGAAGAAGGCCGCCAAGGACGCGGGCGACGACTGGGACAAGGCCCGCACGGCCCATGTGATTGCTGGTGAAGGCGTCGAGGTCGTCGTGTCCTCGGTGGTCGAGGATTTCATGATCCAGGCGCAGGCCGTCCTGGATGAGATCAAGACCGGCGACCACAACACCAAGGAAAAGGTGGAAATGCTGGTCTCGCTGGCCGATGCGATGACCAAGATGACCTCCAGCGCCAAGCGTCTGGCGCCGAAGATCTCGGAACTGGGGGTCGCCCAGGATGTCGTGGCAAAAATGCTCGAGTTCGTGCGCGAGAGCTTCCCGCAGCATGCGGCGGTCTTCGTCGAGATTCTTGAGCCTTTCACCGATCGCCTGGCCGAGCTCTACGCGCCATGAAACGGCCAAAGCTGAAGGCGGCGGTCAGCCCCAAGGACTTCCGCGCCAATATCGCGGCGGCCGTCGCCGAGTTCACCCGGGCGATCGAGCTGAACGTCGAGGCGTTTTCCTCGGACCCTGAGTCCAAGGCAGAGCGATTGCGCCGCGCCTCGGACTTTGGGGGCGAAGGCTTTGAATTCTTCCTCAAGACCTACCTGCCGCACTATGTGAAAGGCGAAGACAGCCTGTTCCACCGGGCGATCTTTGACCTGTCGCCCCGGATCCTGACATCCTCCAAAGGCATGCGCGAGATGCTGATCGCGCCGCGCGGCTCGTCAAAGTCCACCCACATGTCGCTGGGCTTCGCGCTCTATTGCATCGTCATGCGCAAGACCCGGTACTGTCTCGAGGTCTGCGATGTCTACGCCCAGGCGGCGCTGCTGATCGAGGCGATCAAGGCGGAGCTGACCACCAATCCGCGGCTGAGCCATGATTTCCCTGATGCCTGCGGTCAGGGCCGCGTCTGGCGCGAAGGCGAGATCGTGACGCGTCAGAACATCCGGGTCGAGGGCCTCGGCGCCGGGCAGAAGCTGCGCGGCCGTCGTCATGGACCGCACCGCCCCGACCTCATGTTCTTTGACGACATCGAGAACGACGAGGCCGTCCGCAATCCCGACCAGCGTGACAAGCTGGAAAGCTGGATCAACCGCGCCGCGTTGAAGGTCGGCCCGCC encodes:
- a CDS encoding DUF1804 family protein, giving the protein MSARDDLKRKARSDYVFRRMMQSTIAAAYGISEATVGRWKKAAKDAGDDWDKARTAHVIAGEGVEVVVSSVVEDFMIQAQAVLDEIKTGDHNTKEKVEMLVSLADAMTKMTSSAKRLAPKISELGVAQDVVAKMLEFVRESFPQHAAVFVEILEPFTDRLAELYAP
- a CDS encoding hemolysin XhlA family protein, whose translation is MTDFTSFHVERLDQAHKRLDEHDGRLQSLETNVAVSNERYGHIQQSLADIRDGLKWYTRIALGGIVGGIITFLIKGGFNVGP